In Pyrus communis chromosome 8, drPyrComm1.1, whole genome shotgun sequence, one genomic interval encodes:
- the LOC137743750 gene encoding calpain-type cysteine protease DEK1-like — protein MHALRRWERKAMEGDEHQLLLACVISGTLFSVLGSASFSILWLVNWRPWRIYSWIFARKWPGIFHGPQLDIVCGFLSLSAWILVISPVLVLIIWGSWLVVILDRHIVGLAVIMAGTALLLSFYSIMLWWRTQWQSSRAVAILLLLAVALLCAYELCAVYVTAGSKASQRYSPSGFFFGVSAVALAINMLFICRMVFNGNGLDVDEYVRKAYKFAYSDCIEVGPVACLPEPPDPNELYPRQSSRASHLGLLYLGSLVVLLVYSILYGLTAKESRWLGAITSAAVIILDWNMGACLYGFELLQSRVAALFVAGTSRIFLICFGVHYWYFGHCISYAVVASVLLGASVSRHLSATNPLAARRDALQSTVIRLREGFHKKEQNSSSSSSEGCGSSMKRSSSVEAGCLGNVVEASNRSTTQCTLDANNWTNTLLRAASSREGINSDKSIDSGRPSLALRSSSCRSVIQEPEVGTSYTDKNFDHHNTLMVCSSSGLESQGCESSTSNSANQQTLDLNLAFALQERLSDPRITSMLKKRARQGDLELVNLLQDKGLDPNFAMMLKEKSLDPTIMALLQRSSLDADRDHRDNTDITIVDSNSVGHGLPNQISLSEELRLHGLEKWLQLSRLVLHHVVGTPERAWVLFSLVFILETIAVAIVRPRTIKIINATHQQFEFGFAVLLLSPVVCSIMAFLRSLQAEDMAMTSKPRKYGFVAWLLSTSVGLLLSFLSKSSVLLGLSLTVPLMVACLSVAIPIWIRNGYQFRVPQLQCAGPAGNHQIRGTKEGVILVLSTILFAGSVLALGAIVSAKPLDDLKYKGWTGEQKSFNSPYASSVYIGWAMASAIALMVTGLLPIVSWFATYRFSLSSAVCVGIFTVVLVAFCGASYMEVVKSRDDQVPTEGDFLAALLPLICSPALLSLCSGLHKWKDDDWKLSRGVYIFVTIGLLLLLGAISAVIVVVKPWTVGVAFLLVLLMIVLAIGAIHHWASNNFYLTRTQTFFVCFLAFLLALAAFLVGWFEDKAFVGASVGYFLFLFLLAGRALTVLLSPPIVVYSPRVLPVYVYDAHADCGKNVSVAFLVLYGIALATEGWGVVASLKIYPPFAGASVSAITLVVAFGFAFSRPCLTLKMMEDAVHFLSKETVVQAIARSATKTRNALSGTYSAPQRSASSAALLVGDPTIMRDRAGNFVLPRADVMKLRDRLRNEELVAGSFFCRKRYGRTFRHEPTNDVDHRREMCAHARILALEEAIDTEWVYMWDKFGGYLLLLLGLTAKAERVQDEVRLRLFLDSIGFADLSAKKIKKWMPEDRRRFEIIQESYIREKEMEEELLMQRREEEGKGKERRKALLEKEERKWKEIEASLISSIPNAGNREAAAMAAAVRAVGGDSVLDDSFARERVSSIARRIRTAQLARRAVQTGISGAVCVLDDEPITSGRHCGQIDPTICQSQKISFSVAVMIQPVSGPVCLFGTEFQKKVCWEILVAGSEQGIEAGQVGLRLITKGDRQTTVAKEWSISATSIADGRWHLVTMTIDADLGEATCYLDGGFDGYQTGLPLHVGNTVWEQGTEVWVGVRPPTDVDAFGRSDSEGAESKMHIMDVFLWGRCLTEDDVAALHSAIGSADSDMIDFPEDNWQWADSPSRVDEWDSDPADVDLYDRDDVDWDGQYSSGRKRRAERDAVLVDVDSFARRFRKPRMETQEEINQRMLSVELAVKEALSARGEIHFTDQEFPPNDQSLFVDPENPPSKLQVVSEWVRPADIVKESRLDARPCLFSGTVNPSDVCQGRLGDCWFLSAVAVLTEVSRISEVIITPEYNEEGIYTVRFCIQGEWVPVVVDDWIPCESPGKPAFATSRKGNELWVSLLEKAYAKLHGSYEALEGGLVQDALVDLTGGAGEEIDMRSAQAQIDLASGRLWSQLLRFKQEGFLLGAGSPSGSDVHVSSSGIVQGHAYSLLQVREVDGHKLIQIRNPWANEVEWNGPWSDSSPLWTDRMKHKLKHVPQSKDGIFWMSWQDFQIHFRSIYVCRVYPPEMRYSVHGQWRGYSAGGCQDYETWHQNPQFRLRATGPDAALPIHVFITLTQGVSFSRTVAGFRNYQSSHDSMMFYIGMRILKTRGRRAAYNIYLHESVGGTDYVNSREISCEMVLDPDPKGYTIVPTTIHPGEEAPFVLSVFTKASITLEAL, from the exons ATGCATGCGTTGCGTAGGTGGGAGAGGAAAGCCATGGAAGGAGATGAGCATCAGCTGCTGCTAGCATGCGTGATTTCTGGGACCCTTTTCTCCGTTTTGGGTTCTGCTTCATTTTCTATTCTGTGGCTTGTGAATTGGAGGCCCTGGAGGATCTACAG ttGGATCTTTGCCAGGAAATGGCCAGGTATCTTCCATGGACCTCAGCTGGATATAGTATGTGGCTTTCTGTCTCTTTCTGCATGGATACTTGTCATTTCTCCGGTCCTAGTACTGATCATATGGGGAAGCTGGTTGGTTGTAATATTGGATCGACATATAGTTGGTCTGGCGGTAATAATGGCTGGCACTGCTCTCCTACTGTCTTTCTATTCGATCATGCTTTGGTGGCGAACGCAATGGCAGAGCTCAA GGGCTGTtgcaattcttcttcttctggctGTTGCCCTGCTATGTGCGTACGAACTTTGTGCTGTGTATGTTACAGCTGGTTCAAAAGCATCTCAGCGGTATTCACCGTCTGGTTTCTTTTTTGGCGTGTCAGCAGTTGCCTTGGCAATCAACATGCTCTTTATTTGCAGAATGGTGTTTAATG GGAATGGCTTAGATGTTGATGAATATGTGAGGAAGGCATATAAATTTGCTTATTCTGATTGTATAGAAGTAGGTCCTGTGGCATGTTTACCAGAACCACCAGACCCTAATGAATTATATCCTCGACAGTCTAGCAG GGCTTCACACCTTGGGCTTCTTTACCTTGGCTCACTTGTAGTCCTTCTTGTGTACTCAATCCTCTATGGTTTGACTGCAAAGGAGTCACGTTGGCTTGGAGCAATTACATCAGCTGCTGTCATCATTCTTG ATTGGAACATGGGTGCATGCTTGTATGGATTCGAACTCCTTCAAAGTCGTGTTGCAGCATTGTTTGTTGCTGGAACATCTCGGATCTTTCTCATTTGCTTTGGGGTCCACTACTG GTATTTTGGGCACTGCATTAGTTATGCAGTTGTAGCTTCTGTTTTATTGGGCGCTTCTGTTTCTCGTCATTTATCTGCAACGAACCCGTTGGCTGCAAGGAGAGATGCCTTACAGAGTACCGTGATTCGCCTCAGAGAGGGATTTCACAAAAAAGAGCAAAACAGTTCATCTAGCTCATCTGAAGGTTGTGGTTCAAGCATGAAGCGCAGTAGTAGCGTTGAAGCAGGTTGCCTGGGTAATGTGGTTGAAGCAAGCAATAGGAGCACAACACAGTGCACACTTGATGCCAATAACTGGACTAACACTCTATTACGAGCTGCAAGTTCTCGTGAGGGGATTAATAGTGATAAGAGCATAGATAGTGGAAGGCCAAGTTTAGCATTGCGTAGCAGTTCTTGTCGTTCAGTAATCCAAGAGCCTGAAGTGGGCACATCCTATACGGACAAAAATTTTGATCACCATAACACATTGATGGTTTGTTCTAGTAGTGGTCTGGAAAGCCAAGGCTGTGAATCTAGTACATCAAATTCTGCAAACCAACAAACTTTGGATTTGAACTTAGCTTTTGCATTGCAAGAAAGGTTGAGTGACCCGAGGATTACATCTATGTTAAAGAAGAGGGCAAGACAAGGTGATCTTGAATTGGTTAATCTATTGCAGGATAAAGGATTGGATCCTAACTTTGCTATGATGTTAAAGGAGAAGAGCTTGGATCCTACTATTATGGCATTACTTCAAAGAAGTAGCTTGGATGCTGATAGAGATCACCGTGACAATACAGATATCACCATAGTTGACTCAAATAGTGTTGGTCATGGTTTACCCAATCAAATCTCTTTGTCAGAAGAACTGAGGCTTCATGGGCTTGAGAAATGGCTTCAATTATCGAGACTTGTTTTGCATCATGTAGTAGGCACCCCAGAACGGGCATGGGTTCTTTTTAGTTTAGTTTTCATCCTAGAAACAATTGCTGTGGCAATTGTTCGTCCAAGgacaataaaaataataaatgccACACATCAACAG TTTGAATTTGGCTTTGCAGTGCTGCTGTTATCTCCTGTCGTCTGTTCAATCATGGCTTTCCTTCGATCTCTTCAAGCAGAGGATATGGCCATGACCTCAAAACCCCGCAAG TATGGCTTTGTTGCTTGGCTGCTCAGCACTTCTGTTGGATTGCTGCTTTCCTTCTTGAG CAAATCCTCAGTTCTTCTTGGATTGTCCTTGACTGTCCCACTCATGGTGGCATGCCTTTCTGTTGCAATTCCTATATGGATCCGTAATGGTTACCAGTTTAGGGTTCCTCAATTACAATGTGCAGGTCCTGCAGGAAACCATCAAATTCGTGGAACAAAAGAG GGTGTTATTCTTGTCTTAAGTACAATATTATTTGCCGGATCTGTGTTAGCTCTTGGTGCGATAGTGTCTGCAAAGCCCTTGGATGACTTAAAATACAAAGGCTGGACTGGTGAACAGAAAAGCTTTAACTCTCCATATGCGTCATCCGTATACATTGGCTGGGCTATGGCTTCTGCGATTGCTTTGATGGTCACTGGTCTACTGCCGATTGTTTCATGGTTTGCAACATACCGGTTCTCCCTGTCTTCTGCAGTGTGTGTTGGGATATTCACAG TTGTCCTTGTGGCATTTTGTGGTGCATCCTATATGGAGGTTGTGAAATCTAGAGATGACCAAGTTCCAACAGAGGGTGATTTCCTTGCTGCTTTACTTCCTTTAATTTGCAGTCCTGCATTGTTGTCTCTTTGCTCTGGGTTACATAAATG GAAGGATGATGATTGGAAACTCTCTCGGGGTGTTTATATCTTTGTCACAATTGGGCTGCTGCTTCTGCTTGGGGCAATATCAGCTGTTATAGTTGTAGTTAAACCATGGACG GTTGGGGTGGCGTTTCTTTTAGTTCTTCTCATGATTGTACTAGCTATTGGTGCTATCCATCATTGGGCTTCAAACAATTTCTATTTGACAAGGACCCAGACattctttgtttgtttccttgcatttttgTTGGCATTGGCAGCATTTCTTGTTGGATGGTTTGAAG ATAAAGCATTTGTGGGTGCTTCAGTTGGTTATTTTCTATTCTTATTTCTTCTTGCTGGGAGAGCATTGACT GTTCTTCTTTCACCTCCCATTGTTGTTTATTCTCCAAGAGTTCTCCCTGTCTATGTTTATGATGCTCATGCAGATTGTGGAAAGAATGTCAG TGTGGCATTTCTAGTGCTTTATGGGATTGCATTGGCAACTGAAGGCTGGGGTGTTGTTGCCAGTTTGAAAATTTATCCACCATTTGCTGGTGCCTCTGTGTCAGCAATCACTCTTGTTGTAGCCTTTGGGTTTGCTTTCTCTCGTCCCTGCTTGACTCTCaag ATGATGGAAGATGCAGTACACTTTCTTAGTAAGGAAACCGTTGTTCAAGCTATTGCTAGATCTGCTACCAAG ACCAGAAATGCTTTGTCTGGAACTTATTCTGCTCCACAAAGGTCTGCCAGTTCAGCGGCTCTCTTGGTTGGAGATCCCACCATTATGCGTGATAGGGCAGGAAATTTTGTGCTTCCCAGAGCAGATGTCATGAAATTAAGAGATCGTTTAAGAAATGAGGAGTTAGTTGCAGGCTCATTCTTTTGCAGAAAGAGATATGGAAGAACTTTCCGCCATGAACCAACTAATGATGTTGATCATAGAAGAGAGATGTGTGCTCATGCACGAATATTGGCTTTGGAAGAGGCGATTGATACTGAATGGGTGTATATGTGGGATAAATTTGGTGGGTATCTGCTTCTTTTGCTTGGTTTGACTGCTAAGGCAGAGCGAGTACAG GATGAGGTACGTTTGAGACTCTTTCTCGATAGCATAGGGTTTGCTGACCTAAGtgccaagaaaataaaaaagtggaTGCCCGAGGACCGCAGGCGGTTTGAGATTATTCAAGAGAG TTATATAAGAGAAAAAGAGATGGAAGAGGAGCTCTTAATGCAAAGGCGTGAAGAGGAGGGGAAAggcaaagagagaagaaaggcTCTCCTGGAGAAGGAAGAACGCAAGTGGAAGGAGATAGAAGCTTCTCTGATTTCCTCCATTCCTAATGCTGGCAATAGGGAAGCAGCAGCTATGGCAGCTGCAGTGCGGGCAGTAGGGGGTGATTCTGTTCTTGATGATTCTTTTGCTCGAGAGAGAGTTTCAAGCATTGCGCGTCGCATACGAACAGCTCAGTTGGCTCGTCGAGCAGTTCAG ACTGGAATTTCTGGGGCTGTATGTGTTCTAGATGATGAGCCTATAACAAGTGGCAGACACTGTGGCCAGATTGACCCCACCATTTGTCAAAGTCAAAAGATTAGCTTCTCCGTTGCAGTGATGATTCAACCTGTATCTGGGCCTGTTTGCTTATTTGGCACTGAGTTTCAAAAGAAAGTTTGCTGGGAAATATTGGTGGCCGGTTCTGAGCAAGGTATTGAAGCTGGACAAGTTGGGCTTAGATTGATCACAAAAGGTGATAGACAAACTACTGTTGCAAAGGAGTGGAGTATTAGTGCAACTAGTATAGCAGATGGAAG GTGGCATTTGGTAACAATGACGATTGATGCTGATTTAGGTGAGGCAACTTGCTATCTGGATGGTGGTTTTGATGGCTACCAGACCGGTTTACCATTGCATGTGGGTAATACTGTCTGGGAACAAGGAACAGAAGTTTGGGTTGGTGTTAGACCACCTACAGATGTGGATGCGTTTGGGAGGTCAGACAGTGAAGGGGCTGAGTCTAAGATGCATATTATGGATGTGTTCCTATGGGGAAGGTGCTTAACTGAAGATGATGTTGCTGCTCTTCATTCAGCTATTGGCTCAGCTGATTCTGATATGATAGATTTTCCTGAAGATAATTGGCAATGGGCAGATTCACCCTCTAGA GTTGATGAATGGGATAGTGATCCTGCAGATGTAGATCTGTATGATAGGGATGACGTTGATTGGGATGGGCAATATTCTAGTGGGAGGAAACGAAGGGCAGAACGTGATGCAGTGCTGGTTGATGTGGATTCATTTGCCAGGAGGTTTCGGAAACCTAGGATGGAAACACAAGAAGAAATCAACCAGCGAATGCTTTCAGTTGAATTGGCAGTCAAGGAAGCCCTCTCTGCAAGGGGAGAAATACATTTTACTGATCAGGAGTTTCCACCAAATGATCAGTCATTATTTGTAGATCCAGAAAATCCCCCATCAAAGTTGCAG GTTGTTTCTGAGTGGGTGAGGCCTGCTGATATTGTAAAAGAGAGTCGGCTGGATGCTCGTCCATGCTTGTTTTCTGGCACTGTCAATCCTTCTGATGTTTGTCAG GGCCGACTTGGTGATTGCTGGTTTTTGAGTGCCGTTGCTGTTCTGACGGAGGTTTCACGAATATCGGAAGTGATAATTACCCCAGAGTATAATGAGGAAGGAATCTACACTGTTCGCTTCTGTATTCAG GGTGAGTGGGTTCCTGTTGTTGTGGATGATTGGATTCCATGTGAGTCACCGGGGAAACCAGCGTTTGCTACTAGTAGGAAAGGTAACGAGCTATGGGTTTCTTTATTGGAGAAGGCGTATGCTAAATTGCATGGCTCCTATGAAGCATTAGAAGGTGGGCTTGTCCAAGATGCTCTTGTCGACCTTACTGGAGGTGCTGGCGAGGAGATTGACATGAGGAGTGCTCAGGCCCAAATTGATCTTGCGAGTGGTCGACTATGGTCTCAATTGCTGCGCTTCAAACAAGAAGGCTTTCTTCTTGGTGCTGGCAGTCCATCAGGTTCAGATGTACATGTTTCCTCCAGTGGCATTGTGCAAGGTCATGCCTACTCGTTATTGCAG GTGAGAGAGGTGGATGGCCACAAGCTTATTCAGATTCGGAATCCATGGGCTAATGAAGTTGAGTGGAATGGCCCTTGGTCGGACTCATCACCTCTTTGGACCGATAGGATGAAGCATAAGTTGAAGCATGTTCCTCAG TCAAAGGACGGCATATTCTGGATGTCCTGGCAAGACTTCCAAATTCATTTTCGATCAATATATGTTTGTCGTGTCTATCCCCCTGAGATGCGCTATTCTGTTCATGGCCAATGGCGAGGTTATAGTGCTGGTGGCTGCCAAGATTATGAGACATGGCATCAAAATCCACAGTTCCGATTGAGGGCCACTGGCCCTGATGCCGCGCTTCCAATTCACGTATTCATTACGTTGACACAG GGCGTGAGCTTCTCAAGAACAGTTGCTGGTTTCAGAAACTATCAATCCAGTCATGATTCAATGATGTTCTACATTGGGATGAGGATACTCAAAACTCGAGGCCGTCGTGCTGCTTACAATATATACCTACATGAATCAGTTGGTGGGACGGATTATGTCAATTCTCGAGAAATATCTTGTGAAATGGTTTTGGATCCAGATCCAAAAGGTTACACAATTGTGCCTACAACTATACATCCAGGGGAAGAAgctccatttgttctttctgtTTTCACAAAAGCATCAATTACCTTGGAAGCCTTGTAG
- the LOC137741704 gene encoding protein neprosin-like, giving the protein MEFAECSRVSSGRAQALALCLLALISLSCAARLSASSRQKLDIHKHLNRLNKPAVKSIKSPDGDIIDCVHISQQPAFDHPYLKDHKIQMRPTYHPEGLFAENKVAESTKEKVNTQLWHVNGRCPEDTIPVRRTKEDDILRASSMKHYGRKKQRTIPKSADPDLANESGHQHAIAYVNGDKYYGAKATINVWEPKIQQPNEFSLSQLWVLGGSFGEDLNSIEAGWQVSPDLYGDNNTRLFTYWTSDAYQATGCYNLLCSGFIQINNEIAMGASISPVSGVRGSQYDISILVWKDPKEGHWWMQFGNDYVLGYWPSYLFSYLADSASMVEWGGEVVNSEPDGQHTSTQMGSGRFPEEGFSKASYFRNIQVVDSSNNLKAPKGLGTFTEQPNCYDVQTGSNGDWGHYFYYGGPGKNSNCP; this is encoded by the exons ATGGAGTTTGCTGAGTGCAGCAGAGTGAGCTCAGGGAGAGCTCAGGCGCTGGCCCTTTGCCTATTGGCCCTGATCTCTTTATCTTGTGCTGCCAGATTGAGTGCTTCTTCAAGGCAGAAGCTTGATATCCACAAGCACCTAAACCGCTTGAACAAACCCGCCGTGAAAAGCATCAAG AGCCCAGATGGAGATATTATAGACTGTGTTCATATCTCTCAGCAACCGGCTTTCGATCACCCTTACCTCAAAGACCACAAAATCCAG ATGAGGCCTACCTACCACCCCGAAGGGTTATTTGCTGAGAACAAAGTGGCTGAAAGTACAAAAGAAAAGGTAAATACCCAGCTGTGGCATGTCAATGGGAGATGCCCGGAAGATACTATTCCGGTAAGGAGAACGAAGGAAGATGATATTCTGAGAGCAAGTTCAATGAAACATTATGGAAGGAAGAAGCAGAGAACCATACCAAAATCTGCAGATCCTGATCTTGCCAATGAGAGTGGCCATCAG CATGCAATTGCATATGTCAATGGAGATAAGTACTATGGAGCAAAAGCAACCATAAATGTCTGGGAACCCAAGATACAACAGCCTAATGAGTTCAGCTTGTCTCAGCTGTGGGTATTAGGAGGGTCTTTTGGTGAAGATCTGAACAGCATTGAAGCTGGCTGGCAG GTAAGCCCAGACCTCTATGGTGACAACAACACAAGACTTTTTACATACTGGACT AGTGATGCATATCAAGCCACTGGTTGCTACAACCTCCTCTGCTCAGGCTTCATTCAAATCAACAATGAAATAGCAATGGGTGCAAGCATCTCTCCAGTTTCAGGTGTTCGAGGATCGCAATATGACATCAGTATACTTGTCTGGAAG GATCCAAAGGAGGGGCATTGGTGGATGCAATTCGGAAACGACTATGTGCTGGGTTATTGGCCTTCTTACCTATTCTCATACTTGGCTGACAGTGCTTCCATGGTTGAGTGGGGAGGTGAGGTTGTGAATTCAGAGCCGGACGGCCAGCACACCTCAACCCAAATGGGCAGCGGACGTTTTCCAGAGGAGGGTTTTAGCAAGGCAAGTTATTTCAGAAACATCCAAGTTGTTGATAGCTCAAATAATCTCAAGGCCCCAAAAGGGTTGGGCACCTTCACTGAGCAACCAAACTGCTATGATGTTCAAACTGGCAGTAACGGGGACTGGGGTCATTACTTTTACTACGGAGGCCCCGGTAAAAACTCGAATTGCCCGTGA